Proteins from a genomic interval of Quercus lobata isolate SW786 chromosome 11, ValleyOak3.0 Primary Assembly, whole genome shotgun sequence:
- the LOC115967431 gene encoding BRASSINOSTEROID INSENSITIVE 1-associated receptor kinase 1-like: MELLLSMERLVALVSVCAFLCSILLFGFVSKVSANAEGDALNALKTNLADPNNVLQSWDPTLVNPCTWFHVTCDSENSVTRVDLGNANLTGTLVPQLGQLLNLQYLELYSNNITGPIPEELGNLTDLVSLDLYLNNLNGGIPSTLGKLQKLRFLRLNNNTLKGEIPRILTTVQSLQVLDLSNNRLTGDIPINGSFSLFTPISFKNNLLNNPPASPPPPLPQAPPTSTPGSSTGPIAGGVAAGAALLFAAPAIALAWWRRRKPQDHFFDVPAEEDPEVHLGQLKRFSLRELQVATDTFSNKNILGRGGFGKVYKGRLADGSLVAVKRLKEERTQGGELQFQTEVEMISMAVHRNLLRLRGFCMTPTERLLVYPFMVNGSVASCLRDRPESQSALDWPVRKRIALGSARGLAYLHDHCDPKIIHRDVKAANILLDEEFEAVVGDFGLAKLMDYKDTHVTTAVRGTIGHIAPEYLSTGKSSEKTDVFGYGVMLLELITGQRAFDLARLANDDDVMLLDWVKGLLKDKKLEALVDADMQGEYVEDEVEELIQVALLCTQGAPMERPKMSEVVRMLEGDGLAERWEEWQKEEMFRQDFNSMHNPNATWILDNNSTSQIPPDELSGPR; encoded by the exons GCGATGCTTTGAATGCATTGAAGACCAATTTAGCTGATCCAAACAATGTTCTGCAAAGTTGGGATCCTACCCTTGTGAATCCCTGCACATGGTTCCATGTAACATGTGATAGCGAAAATAGTGTGACACGAGT TGATCTTGGAAATGCAAATCTTACTGGTACACTGGTTCCACAACTTGGTCAGCTTTTAAATCTGCAATACTT GGAACTTTATAGTAATAACATAACTGGACCAATCCCTGAGGAGCTTGGGAATTTGACAGACTTGGTGAGCTTGGATCTTTACTTGAACAATTTAAACGGAGGGATTCCATCCACATTGGGCAAGCTTCAAAAACTTCGTTTTCT GCGTCTGAACAACAACACCTTGAAAGGAGAAATTCCCCGAATATTAACTACAGTTCAATCACTTCAAGTCCT AGATCTGTCAAACAACCGTTTAACAGGAGATATTCCCATAAATGGTTCCTTTTCATTATTTACTCCTATCAG ttttaaaaataatctacTCAATAATCCCCCTGCCTCTCcacctcctcctcttcctcaaGCACCACCAACTTCTACTCCAG GTAGTTCCACAGGACCAATTGCTGGAGGAGTTGCTGCTGGTGCTGCTCTACTTTTTGCTGCCCCTGCAATTGCGCTTGCCTGGTGGCGACGAAGGAAACCACAGGATCATTTCTTTGATGTACCTG CTGAAGAAGATCCAGAAGTTCACCTGGGCCAGCTCAAGAGATTTTCTCTGCGTGAACTGCAAGTTGCAACAGATACTTTTAGCAACAAAAATATTCTGGGAAGAGGTGGGTTTGGAAAAGTTTATAAAGGACGTTTGGCTGATGGTTCTCTAGTGGCAGTAAAAAGGCTCAAAGAGGAGCGTACCCAGGGTGGGGAGCTGCAGTTCCAAACTGAGGTAGAAATGATAAGCATGGCTGTGCATCGTAATCTTCTTCGTCTTCGTGGGTTTTGCATGACACCAACAGAACGGTTGCTTGTTTATCCCTTTATGGTAAATGGAAGTGTAGCATCATGTTTAAGAG ACCGTCCGGAATCACAGTCTGCACTTGATTGGCCTGTACGTAAACGAATTGCATTAGGATCTGCAAGGGGGCTTGCTTATTTGCATGATCATTGTGATCCTAAAATTATTCACCGTGATGTAAAAGCTGCAAACATATTGTTGGATGAGGAATTTGAAGCAGTAGTTGGAGACTTTGGGTTGGCTAAACTTATGGATTACAAAGATACTCATGTGACCACTGCTGTACGTGGCACAATTGGGCATATAGCACCAGAGTACCTCTCAACTGGAAAGTCTTCAGAAAAAACTGATGTTTTTGGATATGGGGTCATGCTTCTTGAACTAATAACTGGTCAAAGAGCTTTTGATCTTGCTCGGCTTGCAAATGATGACGATGTCATGTTACTTGATTGG GTGAAAGGACTTCTTAAAGATAAGAAGTTGGAGGCACTAGTGGATGCTGATATGCAGGGTGAATATGTTGAGGACGAGGTGGAAGAGCTGATCCAAGTGGCGCTACTTTGCACACAAGGCGCCCCAATGGAACGGCCGAAGATGTCAGAGGTAGTTAGAATGCTTGAAGGTGATGGCTTGGCAGAAAGATGGGAAGAGTGGCAAAAGGAAGAAATGTTCCGACAAGATTTTAATAGTATGCATAATCCAAACGCTACTTGGATCCTCGACAACAACTCTACTTCCCAAATCCCTCCAGATGAATTGTCCGGTCCCAGATGA